One window of the Chanos chanos chromosome 11, fChaCha1.1, whole genome shotgun sequence genome contains the following:
- the vps37a gene encoding vacuolar protein sorting-associated protein 37A — protein sequence MNWIFPLSKGSGPLPPLNSLQQQRQRQIESLKAAHSNIAEIQKDVEYRIPFTVNNSTISVNVLLPPQFPQEKPVVSVYPPVGHHLVDSNNGTMVTSPLITNFGMHSDLGKVVQSLLDEFWKSPPVLMSGPTNFPFMYKASGMAPYPTQSFHFLPSFPPQDGQRPIGPAPVPHPGTESQQAPPRPAAPAYGLITDLPLPVPTADSQTGLNGHMYKMPEIPETFPELSDLSVPQLKDMNEQDSILLDFFVCLPQLKQVTSDKEELVNSIVAMAKKNLQLEPQLEGKRQEMLLKYDQLTQMKSSFESKMQRQHELSESCSLSALQARLKVAAHQAEEESEETAENFLEGKTEIDDFLASFMEKRTLCHCRRAKEEKLQQAIIAHGQFPTTH from the exons ATGAACTGGATTTTTCCCTTGTCCAAGGGTTCCGGACCGCTTCCACCTCTCAACAGTTTACAGCAGCAGAGACAGCGACAGATCGAGTCGCTCAAAGCTGCTCACTCGAA TATTGCAGAGATTCAGAAAGATGTGGAATACAGAATACCTTTCACTGTCAACAACTCAACAATCAGCGTCAATGT GTTGCTTCCACCCCAGTTCCCCCAGGAGAAACCAGTGGTCAGTGTTTACCCACCAGTGGGGCATCACTTAGTGGACAGTAATAATGGAACAATGGTCACCAGCCCTCTTATCACCAAT TTTGGGATGCACTCAGATTTAGGGAAAGTTGTTCAGAGCTTGCTGGATGAGTTCTGGAAGAGCCCACCTGTCTTGATGTCTGGTCCCACCAACTTTCCTTT CATGTATAAGGCTTCGGGAATGGCCCCCTACCCTACACAGAGCTTCCACTTCCTTCCCTCGTTCCCGCCACAGGATGGACAGAGGCCCATTGGCCCCGCCCCTGTGCCACACCCAGGTACGGAGTCCCAGCAAGCCCCTCCCCGCCCCGCTGCACCTGCCTACGGCCTCATCACAGACCTGCCCCTTCCTGTGCCCACCGCCGActcgcag ACTGGACTGAATGGACACATGTACAAAATGCCTGAAATTCCAGAGAcatttccagaactttctgatCTGAG TGTGCCCCAGTTAAAGGACATGAATGAACAGGATAGCATCCTGCTggatttctttgtctgtctgcctcagCTGAAACAGGTGACCAGTGATAAAGAAGAACTGGTCAACAGCATCGTGGCCATGGCCA AGAAAAACCTGCAGTTGGAACCCCAGCTGGAAGGGAAGAGACAGGAAATGCTACTGAAA taTGACCAGTTGACCCAGATGAAGTCATCGTTTGAGTCAAAGATGCAGAGACAGCATGAACTCAGTGAG AGCTGTAGCCTGAGTGCCCTGCAGGCCAGGCTCAAAGTGGCAGCCcaccaggcagaggaggagtCCGAGGAGACCGCCGAAAACTTCCTGGAGGGCAAGACGGAGATCGACGACTTCCTCGCCAGCTTCATGGAAAAGAGAACG CTGTGTCACTGCAGACGAGCCAAAGAGGAGAAGCTGCAGCAGGCCATCATCGCCCACGGACAGTTCCCCACCACCCATTAA